The following is a genomic window from Malus sylvestris chromosome 7, drMalSylv7.2, whole genome shotgun sequence.
GCTTGGGTTCATTTCAGAATAACCAGCACCTTGTTCTGGAGTTGTGCGGATCTCATTCTTGCATATTGAGTGGTAAAGCTCTGAAAGGAATTCTAGAGGTAAATCATCACCTCCATTGATGTGTCGATTATTCCGAATGAAATCCTCCTctgtcatcttcttcttcacctgAACATTGTGCTGGTCTGTGTTGAGCAATATAATTGAATATGATAACAGGAGAGCAGCATCCTTGTTAGCTAGAATTTGTGGTGATTGCTCATAATATCTCTCTGAGAATGCTTCAAGCACCCTTTGTATTTTTTGTGATTCTCCAGGCAATCGAAATGTCTCCAGAAACAGTCGCAGTGCAGTATCCAAATGCATGTCTTGGAAATCAAAGGTACCAGCAAATTTATTAAGAACCTGAATACAAAACTCATCATGATTTCCCAGGAAATCCCCAACAAGATTCTTATCCAACCCAGCAGTGTACCTGAAAAAACAGGCCACACTTTCAGGATCAAGTTTGTCAGGCAAGAGATGGGTTCCTTGGAGGAACTCCAGCCCTTTCTTTGGGTCATGGTTAAAATGATCGGCTCCAATCATTAGCCTTCTCTTTATGTGCTTCCTTCGGCGAACAAATGGAACCCAATGATTCGGATCACTGTAGTTGTCACATTTCATCAACCAGAATGGAGTATACTCATCAAGATTCATAGGGGGAGCCTGAACAGCACTAACTGAGCCCTTCCCTGCCCTCTCTGCCATTCCCTGAATAATAGCAATAAGGCCATCCAAAGCAAGAATGTGAATTGAAGACAAAAGCAAATTAACAGAGAATGCACTCTTTGACAACAGATTAGCAAGCTCTTCAAAGACATTATTGCAAGTTATGTCGCAATCTAAGTTCGCGTACATCTCCACCATGAAAGTTTTCTGCCGGCAGAAGTCCACAACAGCCTCCATGGCAACCTCCTGCTGCTGATAAGAAGCCCCATACCTGCTTTGCACAAGCCTCAATATCACACATGAAAAGAAAGCCTCAAGCTGTAGCTTAAGTTCAGTGCGGAGATGGTGATACAGATTGAGGACAATGCTGCATACCATTGAAAGAATAAGTGGACTTGTTGATAGGCCAAACTGCATCAAATTTTGAAACAATTCATCCTGAACCAAACTTAATAACTTGGGGTGATGCCGAATGGAGGACCCGCCTAACTCTATAGCGCAATTAACCAAACCCAGTGCAAAAAGGGGGACATCTTCGTCAAAAGCTATGGTATTATACCTGGGACCCATTCCTATATGCTCAACCACATTTAACAAAGAACACAGGAAGTCCAATATTTCCACCATGCAGGGAATCCCAAATGGCTCAGCCATGAGTTGCACGTCATATTGATCAACCTCCTTCCTGCTAGAACCACCAGCTGTCTTTTCATCAATCCCAGATTCTACAAGACCTGAGGAAGCATGCAAAGCAGGATTTGAAGATAATAGCTGACTATCAAACTCAGAAATCATGTTGCCATTCTCCAATTGTCTACTCCCAGAAGCATGCTCATTATTTTGCCCTGCAATCTGCACAAGAAAAACACCATATATTCGTGAATAAGAATAGTATTTAAGACTGGACATCTGCAGGTTTTAACTTATTGTTTCACTCTCGAGAATTAACAGATCACCTCTATGCTAAGACCCAATAATGCTTGTTAATTTTGATATTAGAAGTACCTCTCCCTTGATGGTATTGCTTCCATTTGGCAATGCATGTTCAGAATGGTGAACATCTGGAAGGTGTGAGAAAATACATCTAACAAGTTCATGCATTGTGTGGCGAGCTATCCGCTGCAACAACTCACCTTTTGTTCCCGCTTGATGGACAATACGGAAACATGTGTTCACTATAATGCAAACATGCTGATTGGTCAATATAACAGATGCTTTACTCTTCATGCAAGCTAGAAGAACCTGCAGTATCTTCATCAATACCACTTCTTCTGATGCAGGATCAGTCACCTCAAATCGGCAGCCAGTGATTGCATCAACTAATAAGTGCATGGCATCTTCAACATTTAAGGAATTTTGATTGATTACATCAAGTGTTAAGATATTGTAAACAGAAGACAAAGCCACACCAGTAATTGGTGCACCAGTTTCATCCGACctaatcacatccaaaaatgGCCGGAGATATGCAGAAGGATTGACGGAATGCATATGGTGCTTCCATGAAAAGATTTGCTTGCGAAACGCCTTTAAAGATTGGATTAGAGGGTGTTCCAGCTGATCATCACCAGACACATAGCGTCCTCCCCATCTTACATTCCTCCTCATAACCGCTAATACAGTGCCTATTTCTGAATTAATGATGCATGCTAAAGTAGCATGATTAGAATGCGTTGCATCACATTCCCCATGTTCTTCCTCAATTTCCTGGATTCCACTTCGCAGCTTCAGACGCCCCATCGTTCAACAGAACCCAGATTCTACCAGTATTTCCCAACTTCTCCGAGCGAAGCAAAGTAGCATATGGGGTATCGCATACTTTCAAGATCTACCAAGGTTAACATACCTAGTAGAAATCGAACATATCAGCTAACCGGGCAGGCAATGAAACTACCCagaagttcataactattagcaCCAAATTCGAACAATCACGACCGCCTTGGAATCATTCAATGACATTATAAATCTTCATAAAACCTTTATTCGACAATTTCGATTCTAGTAATAATATAATGgcctttttagccaaaatggtccttgatattttcataacacataactttggtccgtaatgagatttaaaatcattaGAAGTGGTCCTGAGATTGTCtatcatccattattttggtcattccattaaaaacctGAGCTTTCTAAtagaataaccaaaatgatggatgatagACAATCTCAGAGAGCAAAgtgttatgtgttatgcaaatttcaaagaccaaaattatgtattatgcaaatctcatataCCGAAGTTATGTGTTGTACCTATTAATGGTCAAAATAATGGATACTGCACAATCTCAtaaaccacttctattgattttaaatctcaaaatcaaaatgatgtgttatgcaaatctcaggactGTTTTTGATAAAAAGCCTAATATAATCCATATTCCAAAAACCCAAGATTTGATTCTAATTAGAAAATTTGAAACTAAACAAATGCTAATCAGCAGCTCCCAAAGAAATGGGAGTAAAAAAAGAAAGTGGGGATTCGTAGTGATCTCTAACATTTCGAATCCCACAGTTTGGGTGCCTCAGTGAGAAAAGGAAAATTCAAAATCCGAATTTCATATGAGCACTAACCCGGAAGATTCCCGCCTTTCGACGTCGACGGCGATCTCATGCCGGAAGCCTCTGAGTCCGGTTGCGAGGCGGTCGCCGGCTCTAATTGTCAAGTTCGGGTTCGACCCGTTCACCAACCACCTTGGTACCAGATGTCCTAGTGAACTGTAAAACAATGGTTTCCGCTGTTTGTTTTGTCAGATTATATGGTTTTCGCTGTTTTTCGAAGCAATGAGATCTTCCAATAAAATGTCTCTTCAAATGTGGACCGTCTGATTTCTTTCGTTTTTCATGATGCCCattaaaaaaatcttttttgttttaataaaaagaaaatttgttgCCCTTCAAAACAAATATTATCGGTCAAATTTGAGACTTCTAagatataaaatgaaaaatattacaAAATTGTATAATAATTAGTATGAGAATTTTTATtaacactctaaaaatctcatttgacactttaaactttctataattaaaaaaaaaaatacacagaagtataaaatgaaatttttgaaatgctaataacagttctcaTTAGTATTATGTtaattttgatttattcatAATTATAAACTTGTTATGATACGGCTAAATTCAATATATCATGTTATTTTGTAAATCAGCCTGAGGGCTCAAAACGAAAAGGCCAAGCTCAGGTTTAAGAAACAAGGAAGCTTGGAGCGTAACATGGTTGCCTCGTAAAACTTGATTTACGTTAACGGAAAAGAAGAGAGTTTGGACTCAAAATGCAGTGGGTTAAAAAAATGATGTAACCTTGTAGTTTGCTTAGAATGATGGTTTTTAAAATaaggggtgtgttatccacacatccctttttacttctcacataccccttgttaatttatgtccgttgatcttcttcaatccaTCTGATTCGACGGTCAAAAATCAAAAAGacgtgggagaagtaaaaaatgatgtttggatatcacacccctaaaatAATTATGTCGAAGCAatttaattgaataaaaaataaaaagcaccATTATTTTCATTCAATATGACTTTTCGGTCTTTTCCCACATTGTTGAACCCATCTGGTTGTGAAAGCGTCAAAAGTTGAATTCAAGTGCTGGGGGAAGAGCTGTATTGCCCGTAATCTAATACCTCCTCTACCACAGTAACCacacaagactcaaaactgcaTCATAAAAAACCAACTTTCGCAACCGAACATCTTTCAAACAACCACATCAGTAGAAGTTAGAACGAACCACCAATTTGCGATGCACGAAATCCGAATTATCGATGTCGAACATGGCACGATAGATGCCGAGTAAAAATACGAGTCAGCAATCGTTGAATTCTGTACATCGATGAACAAGGCAGTACAGAAACATAGATGGATTCACTAGCTACCCTTAGGCAAAGAGTAACACTGCAACAGAATTATCTGGAGGCAAATGAAGGAAGACGAAGATGAGTACAAAGAAACGACCAATCCGCGGGGTTTTTCAAACACTAGTATGTATATCAGTTCCCTCTGTAATAATCCACATCTAGCAGCTCtacaaaaaaaacaatcaaagaTGTCGTCTGCAAGTTTCTGTAACATAAAAGTTTCATAACAGGATGCCTCCTAAAATAACTAAGTATTCGGGATCACTAACAGGACCAGTTCTAGTTGCAAACAACTATACAAGCAGCTAATTTGCAGTGCCAGAAACTTCTGGCAACGCCATTTCAGTTGGAAGTACATTACCCTTTTCATCCGAAACTAGACCTCTGTTTTCACCCAGCTTAGTCTCGGGCTGCTCTGAACCTTGATCAGGGAAAACCTCAGATTGCAAGGATGGAGCAATGTTATTGACATGTAGCCATGTCAACTCCCACAAGCTGTCACCTCCTAGAGCGCTCCTTTGCACGAGCACTCCCTTTAAATTCATCACAAGCAATGTGTTCTTAAGTAGTTTGGGTACTTGGTCCTGAAGCTTCTCACTTTTTTTCCCTCTAACTTTCACCTTCATATACTTTTCCATTCGACTGAGAACACCCAGCCATAGTTTGCAGAAGGTTGTTAACTGCGATAGATCAGGAAGTAGCTGTAAGAACACCTTGGACAAGAGCTCCATTGCAAGGATAAGAGTGCCTTCCATGTTGCGGTAGTCCTTTTGGGAGTGTCCCTGTGCAATTTCAAGCAAGTCGTCAAGCATTGTGAAGATCACCACATCAAAGCACTGTAGCCAGAGACCATGTAGAAGAGGGATCCCATCCACTCCCGTCAAGCACTTCTGCAACAACGACAAAGCATGGTTCCTGACATCTTCTCTCTGGTCCAAACAAACTTTTCTTAGTGCCTGAACAAGTCGGAACCACATTTCCCCAATATCCTCAGACATTTTCACCGCTTCCTCCTCGTTCACAGCTTGCTTAGCCTCACAGGCCCACCTTGCTAAACAATCAACAGAACCTGCCATAAGATCAAGTGCGCACACAGATCGTTCTGCCTGCCCAACGCGAGATTCTGCAAACTGCCTTGAAGCATCAACACACAGAACATAGTTGGCCGGCAACAAGTGGGTTCCTTCTGACATAATGAAGAACAGTGCATTAAACCCAGCCTCAGAAGCATCAGGGTGCCGGGCTGTGATAGAGAGTAAGGATGTAATTGTGCGCCACCCCCCATGGGATCTGATgtgagaggcatttgctttcacAAGGCGACTGACTTCCTGTGTAATTTGCTCACAGTAAGCATCAGCAACCCGAGCATCAAGCTTCAAGACAAGCTGCAGGGACTTCAAGAGATCATCAGCAAGGTTCTCTTTATAGGGAAGCAGCCGCTGGCAAATCCGAAGAAGTCCAAAAACAGCCTTCTCTACCAGAGCACAAGGCATCACAGTTGACTGAACAATGGTCGATATGTGCTCATACACTCCCTGCCAAAGAAGATCAATCCTATCCCTATTATTTAGGGTAATAGCAATCAGCAACTCCAAACAGAAAACTGCAGTATCCTCGTCCTCAGGAGAGCTGTTCCCTTTCTGGGGTCGTCCTGCAGCCCAAACCAGTGCGCGTGCAAGCTGTAAGAGGGATTCAGCCTGCAGAAACTTGCTCTCAGTAAATATGCTGTCAATATGACACTTTTGAATTGTCTGAACGGTGCGTTGATGAGCAGCAAGTTGTTGTTCAGTAGGCTGCGATCTCGGCTCCTCTGTCTCAAGAGATAAGAGCTGACTAAACCGACCCATCAATCCAGAGGATCTCCTAGGAGTGCCTATGGAAGGTACATGAACAGAAGAGAGAGAATTTGATATAGGCTTCCCAGGCCCTGTGTCAGCAGAAAACTCCGACTCATCGGCTGCATCA
Proteins encoded in this region:
- the LOC126629276 gene encoding ARF guanine-nucleotide exchange factor GNOM-like isoform X1, whose product is MGRLKLRSGIQEIEEEHGECDATHSNHATLACIINSEIGTVLAVMRRNVRWGGRYVSGDDQLEHPLIQSLKAFRKQIFSWKHHMHSVNPSAYLRPFLDVIRSDETGAPITGVALSSVYNILTLDVINQNSLNVEDAMHLLVDAITGCRFEVTDPASEEVVLMKILQVLLACMKSKASVILTNQHVCIIVNTCFRIVHQAGTKGELLQRIARHTMHELVRCIFSHLPDVHHSEHALPNGSNTIKGEIAGQNNEHASGSRQLENGNMISEFDSQLLSSNPALHASSGLVESGIDEKTAGGSSRKEVDQYDVQLMAEPFGIPCMVEILDFLCSLLNVVEHIGMGPRYNTIAFDEDVPLFALGLVNCAIELGGSSIRHHPKLLSLVQDELFQNLMQFGLSTSPLILSMVCSIVLNLYHHLRTELKLQLEAFFSCVILRLVQSRYGASYQQQEVAMEAVVDFCRQKTFMVEMYANLDCDITCNNVFEELANLLSKSAFSVNLLLSSIHILALDGLIAIIQGMAERAGKGSVSAVQAPPMNLDEYTPFWLMKCDNYSDPNHWVPFVRRRKHIKRRLMIGADHFNHDPKKGLEFLQGTHLLPDKLDPESVACFFRYTAGLDKNLVGDFLGNHDEFCIQVLNKFAGTFDFQDMHLDTALRLFLETFRLPGESQKIQRVLEAFSERYYEQSPQILANKDAALLLSYSIILLNTDQHNVQVKKKMTEEDFIRNNRHINGGDDLPLEFLSELYHSICKNEIRTTPEQGAGYSEMNPSRWIDLIYKSKKNAPFIESDTRAYLDQDMFAIMSGPTIAAISVVFDHAEHEEIYQKCIDGFLYVAKIAACYHFEDVLDDLVVSLCKFTTLLNPSSYEEPVLAFGDDPKARMSTVTVFTIANTYGDHIRTGWRNVLDCILRLHKLGLLSAFVASEAAGDSEFSADTGHGKAITNSLSSVPMPPLSTSRKSSGLMGRFTQLLSLNTEEPRSQPTEEELVAHQRTLQTIQKCHIDGIFSESKFLQAKSLLQLAQALIWAGERPQKGSSSPEDEDTAVFCLELLIAVTLNNRDRIMLLWQIVYEHISNIVQSTVMPCALVEKAIFGLLRICQRLLPYKEDLADDLLRSLQLVLKLDARVADAYCEQITQEVGRLVKANASHIRSQLGWHITTSLLSITAPHPEASEAGFDALFFIMSEGAHLLPANYVFCVDASRQFAESRVGEVARSVCALDLMAGSVDCLSRWASDANQSMNGEEAVKMSQDIGQMWLRLVQGLRKVCLDQREEVRNHALSMLRKCLTGVDGIPLPHGLWLRCFDTVIFTMLDDLLEIAQGQSPKEYRYMEGTLILALKLLSKVFLELLPELSQLTTFSKLWLGVLNRMENFMKVKVGGRKCEKLRDQVLELLKNTLIVMILRGVLLEKGDVGDDNLWELTWLHVNKIAPSLQSEVSHDPFLEQSETKQGESGRVSDATGTILPTETIPAEGSGGGG